The proteins below come from a single Flavobacterium lindanitolerans genomic window:
- a CDS encoding L,D-transpeptidase family protein, with translation MLLLIIPISILLYYFYRGEKLPKDKIIDRIEVYKSKRKMNVYSGGILLKTYKIALGKNPVGHKEIEGDCKTPEGTYTIDGKNPESAFHKNLGVSYPNEKDLEDAAALGKSAGGDIKIHGLRNGRGYRSKFHRWKDWTAGCIAVTDYEIDELYEAVKVGAEIEIFP, from the coding sequence ATGCTCCTCCTAATCATCCCAATCTCAATTCTTCTCTACTATTTTTATCGTGGGGAAAAATTGCCGAAAGATAAGATTATCGACAGGATAGAAGTTTATAAGTCAAAAAGGAAAATGAATGTCTATTCCGGTGGGATTCTTTTAAAAACCTATAAGATAGCTTTGGGCAAAAATCCGGTAGGACATAAAGAAATTGAAGGCGACTGTAAAACTCCGGAAGGGACTTATACGATTGACGGAAAGAATCCGGAAAGTGCTTTTCACAAAAACCTGGGAGTTTCATATCCTAATGAAAAAGATTTGGAAGATGCCGCAGCTTTAGGGAAATCAGCCGGAGGTGATATAAAAATTCACGGACTTCGGAACGGGAGGGGCTATCGGTCAAAGTTCCACCGATGGAAAGATTGGACGGCCGGTTGTATTGCCGTAACCGATTATGAAATTGATGAATTGTATGAGGCGGTAAAAGTAGGCGCAGAAATAGAAATATTTCCTTAA
- a CDS encoding TonB-dependent receptor domain-containing protein, translated as MRLKLFFLCLIMPLLSMQAQNNLTITGKVVDKSGQPISYATVTIKEGTAVITGSITDDNGDFEVKGLAPKNYDIEIQFIGYKPYNGKADLASGQKSLSLNRITLADEATQLEGVEVIAERSTIEQKIDRKVINVGRDLTTAGATASEIMNNIPTVNVDQDGKISLRGNQNVRVLVDGRPTNIDPAQLLKQIPSTSIKKIELITNPSAKYNPEGMSGIINIVLHKNSNNGFNGSLNSGITFAKDAKFNNSLDMNYRTGKVNFFGNAGSNFGKYYNDGFIQRFDNNSQQVLDIVNDNESYLYKIGMDYYIDDNNTLSFYTNQNSMNGKGNVDTDIRYLNGDLPNVLQLGRYKTDNNSGAYNLAYKHKFAKEGHTLDFEGNYNDYEQTQNANFNTTTFNTPAEQVVYGDKIKDERKTTTLNLDYVNPLSEKSTLELGAEARITRTTNDYTTGNLLVPIENRSSNYTYDIDIYSAYATFGQKFEKFSYQLGARFESYKVKANLNVNNSNVAFDDDYFTVYPSAYLTYNLTEKNMFQLSYSRRVDRPSLEQTKPIREFATPLVTGLGNQELEPQFTNSVELNYTRILSKGSITGGIYYRLINDEINRVLYSDETTDNPNDLIMSWANFDNNSAYGFEVSANYKITKWWDVQPSVDFSNITQKGLVSVLRPGTTDQFDFVRKEIDAAAFNARLNSNFKATKNLSFLLFGFFRSGVDGIQNDSKDMYKIDMGGRYSLLNNKLNFSVRFNDVFNMMEYGFDSKHPYPSTGTFRWESQSLYFGINYMFGGGKNRALQRKYREDNTKQGGGMF; from the coding sequence ATGAGACTAAAATTATTTTTTCTATGCCTTATTATGCCTTTGCTTTCTATGCAGGCACAAAACAATTTAACGATTACCGGAAAAGTGGTCGACAAATCAGGGCAGCCAATTTCTTATGCTACGGTAACGATTAAGGAAGGCACAGCAGTAATTACAGGAAGTATCACAGACGACAATGGTGATTTCGAAGTAAAAGGACTTGCTCCTAAAAATTACGATATCGAAATACAGTTTATCGGATACAAGCCTTATAACGGAAAAGCAGATTTGGCTTCCGGTCAAAAAAGCCTGTCTTTGAACAGAATTACGCTTGCAGACGAAGCAACACAACTGGAAGGTGTTGAAGTTATTGCAGAGCGTTCAACGATAGAGCAGAAAATCGACCGAAAAGTAATCAACGTGGGGCGTGACCTTACTACGGCAGGTGCAACGGCTTCTGAAATCATGAACAACATTCCAACGGTGAATGTTGACCAGGATGGAAAAATCTCTTTGAGAGGAAACCAAAATGTCAGAGTATTGGTAGACGGAAGACCAACCAACATAGACCCCGCTCAATTGCTAAAGCAAATTCCTTCTACCTCAATCAAGAAAATTGAATTGATTACAAACCCGAGCGCGAAATACAATCCGGAAGGAATGTCGGGTATCATCAATATTGTCTTGCACAAAAACTCCAATAATGGTTTTAACGGAAGCTTGAATTCCGGAATTACTTTTGCCAAAGATGCCAAATTCAACAACTCTCTGGATATGAACTACAGAACAGGAAAAGTAAACTTCTTCGGGAATGCAGGTAGCAACTTCGGAAAATATTACAATGATGGTTTCATCCAAAGATTTGACAACAATTCACAGCAAGTACTTGATATTGTAAACGACAACGAATCTTATTTGTATAAGATTGGCATGGACTACTACATCGATGATAACAATACGCTTTCATTCTATACGAACCAAAACTCTATGAATGGTAAAGGAAATGTAGATACCGATATCCGCTATTTGAATGGCGACCTGCCAAATGTGCTTCAACTGGGAAGATATAAAACAGACAATAATAGCGGAGCCTACAACCTGGCCTATAAGCATAAGTTTGCAAAAGAAGGACATACTTTGGATTTTGAAGGAAACTATAACGATTATGAGCAGACTCAAAATGCGAACTTCAATACAACGACATTCAATACTCCGGCAGAACAGGTTGTTTATGGTGATAAAATCAAGGATGAAAGAAAAACGACAACTTTAAACCTGGATTACGTAAATCCTTTGTCTGAAAAGTCAACTCTTGAATTGGGTGCTGAGGCAAGAATTACAAGAACAACCAATGATTATACAACCGGAAACTTATTGGTTCCGATTGAAAACAGAAGTTCAAACTATACCTACGATATAGATATTTATTCTGCTTATGCTACTTTCGGACAAAAGTTTGAAAAGTTCAGCTACCAGCTTGGAGCACGTTTTGAAAGCTACAAAGTAAAAGCCAACCTGAATGTAAACAATAGCAATGTAGCCTTTGATGACGATTATTTTACTGTTTATCCATCGGCTTACCTTACGTATAACCTGACAGAGAAAAACATGTTCCAGTTAAGTTACAGCCGTCGTGTTGACAGACCAAGTTTGGAGCAGACAAAACCAATCAGGGAATTTGCAACGCCTTTGGTTACCGGTTTAGGTAATCAGGAATTGGAGCCACAGTTTACCAACTCTGTAGAATTGAACTACACCAGAATACTTTCAAAAGGTTCAATTACCGGAGGTATTTACTACAGATTGATTAATGACGAAATCAACAGGGTTTTATATTCTGACGAAACAACAGACAATCCAAATGACCTGATTATGAGTTGGGCTAACTTTGACAACAACTCTGCTTACGGATTTGAAGTGTCTGCGAACTACAAAATCACAAAATGGTGGGATGTACAGCCTTCTGTAGACTTCTCAAACATTACCCAAAAAGGTCTGGTTTCTGTATTGAGACCCGGAACAACAGACCAATTTGATTTTGTAAGAAAAGAAATTGATGCAGCCGCATTTAATGCAAGACTGAACAGTAACTTCAAAGCGACAAAAAATTTAAGTTTCCTTCTGTTCGGATTCTTTAGAAGTGGTGTTGACGGAATCCAAAACGACAGCAAGGACATGTATAAGATTGATATGGGAGGCCGTTATTCATTGCTAAACAACAAACTGAACTTCAGCGTTCGTTTCAATGATGTCTTCAATATGATGGAATACGGTTTCGACAGCAAACACCCTTATCCAAGCACAGGAACTTTCAGATGGGAAAGCCAGAGTCTTTACTTCGGAATCAACTATATGTTTGGTGGAGGTAAAAACAGGGCACTTCAAAGAAAGTACCGTGAAGACAATACCAAACAAGGTGGCGGTATGTTCTAA
- a CDS encoding T9SS type B sorting domain-containing protein has protein sequence MKNNLLILLALLPIVGYSQAITVDTSTRTVPELVTNVLVNSPCTEVTNISWRTGTNFGSSNGIGYFQNTNPNFPIPSGVLLTTGDANRAPGPNNSTLNDGDNPAWIGDTDLENVLVAAGITMNSVNATVLEFDFVPISSNFSMDFLFASEEYGNSQCNFSDAFAFLLTNLNTGVTQNLAVIPNTNTPISVLTIRDFLYNSSCPSANPEYFGRFNGGSEALGSAINFNGQTVLFQASSVLIPNTPYHIKLVIADRSDYKSDSAIFLSSDSFNIGQDVLGPDLTIASQTAICQGATHTLTTELDPATYSFSWLKDGNPIGGDVDELVINEPGTYSVTYNNTLFPCEAPVTDTIVVEYYPELITPEPHTLYKCNTGQASYNYDLSYNTPIILSGIDPGVTLSYHASRADAESGANILPAIRPSAGNETIYVRIRNTNGCITIKSFDLLLIAPPTATQPNDMTECAVALDATDADFSFAVQDSSVLNGLSTDIYTISYYTSLPNAQAGSNPLPSTGYTTGGNQTIYVRIENKTDTDCYDTTSFQIFVKNLPPVDRLENVIVCDQHELTPLTNGNYFSGSNGTGTPLLPGDVITETQTVYVFNQTGGSPNCTNQSSFRVTIIDPESLIPPDGRYCTSYTLPTLPFGNYYTQSGGNGTQIAAGTVIRNTQTIFVYYQFPEEPFCIIDGSFDVEIIPFENLPEISSVFDCDSYVLPALPFGNYYTLPGGTGAIVPAGTTITATQTLYAYVQNDICEDEKEFTVFIRIDTPPNAENCSSYTLPSLPIGNYYTGPAGSGTQIPAGTIITTSQTIYIYVATTENPNCTDNVHFDVIISDPFDSIPEDITVCGSYTLPPITVGNYYTGSNGTGTMMLAGQTIYSTQRIYIYKPVLPGQNCTNEISYLVTINPIPQISSRSDIGPTCQPYTLTPLAVGNYYTEPNGQGRILNAGDVISQTQTIYIYAISTTEPPCSAQNSFTITIVGIEADSPDPAISCDSYVLPPLTVGNYYTQSGGQGTLRHAGEVITASETLYIYAEIDNRGEICSDDNIFPITIVTTPTVNPIPEDLKITCDNDDVNDGFTSFDLTPFTDFALGSQLPADYLVEYFESENDALRRTNPVTSSTMQTIYVRVSSRISDICYDIMPIRLTVRRLPEPRPREGTVCINSETNQLVSSHTMQTGLSSSTHTFEWFDENGPIAGATGSSYTATAPGTYSVIATNNTTGCPSKLTSVEVVHSEKATVTYVVTNTFGDNQSIIVTATGVGGNYVYQLDNGPFQSSNVFENVSSGEHTITVDDLNGCEKTTITAFVINYPRYFTPNGDGYNDYWNIWDLAHQPEAVIYIFDRYGKLLKQIKPSQPGGWDGFYNNAPMPSTDYWFKVIYTENGVTKEFRAHFAMKR, from the coding sequence ATGAAAAATAACCTATTGATTTTATTGGCATTATTGCCAATAGTTGGCTATTCCCAGGCCATAACTGTCGATACGTCAACCCGTACAGTTCCTGAACTTGTCACCAATGTTCTGGTAAACTCCCCTTGTACAGAAGTAACGAATATTTCATGGCGGACCGGAACCAATTTTGGTTCCAGCAACGGTATTGGCTATTTCCAGAACACCAATCCTAATTTCCCTATACCAAGTGGTGTCCTATTGACCACAGGCGATGCAAACCGTGCTCCCGGACCAAACAATTCAACACTCAATGACGGAGATAATCCGGCATGGATAGGCGATACCGATTTGGAAAATGTGCTGGTAGCAGCAGGAATCACCATGAATTCTGTAAATGCTACCGTACTTGAGTTTGATTTCGTGCCTATTTCTTCAAATTTCAGTATGGATTTTCTGTTTGCTTCTGAAGAATATGGTAATTCGCAGTGTAACTTTTCTGATGCCTTTGCCTTTCTTCTCACCAACCTGAATACGGGAGTCACCCAAAATCTGGCCGTAATTCCAAATACGAACACCCCGATTTCTGTCTTGACGATTCGCGATTTTCTTTACAATTCATCATGCCCTTCAGCCAATCCGGAATATTTCGGACGATTTAACGGAGGTTCGGAGGCATTGGGTTCTGCGATTAACTTCAACGGACAGACAGTACTTTTTCAGGCTTCATCGGTCCTGATCCCAAATACGCCCTACCATATCAAACTGGTTATTGCCGACCGCTCCGACTACAAATCAGATTCTGCCATTTTTCTTTCGTCAGACAGCTTTAATATTGGTCAGGATGTTTTGGGTCCTGATTTGACCATTGCCAGCCAAACGGCTATTTGTCAGGGCGCAACACATACGCTTACTACCGAATTAGACCCGGCCACTTATTCTTTCTCCTGGCTAAAAGATGGAAATCCAATTGGCGGAGATGTTGACGAACTTGTCATCAATGAACCGGGAACCTACTCTGTCACTTACAACAATACACTATTTCCGTGTGAGGCTCCGGTTACTGATACTATAGTAGTGGAATATTATCCTGAACTGATTACACCGGAACCACATACATTATATAAATGCAACACGGGGCAAGCCTCTTATAATTATGACTTGTCCTACAACACGCCTATTATTTTGTCTGGTATTGACCCCGGCGTTACACTTTCTTATCACGCCAGCAGAGCAGATGCAGAAAGCGGAGCCAACATTCTCCCTGCTATTCGTCCAAGCGCGGGAAATGAAACCATCTACGTACGGATTCGCAACACAAACGGTTGTATCACAATCAAATCGTTCGACCTGCTTTTGATTGCACCACCAACCGCAACACAGCCTAATGATATGACAGAATGTGCCGTAGCTTTGGACGCTACAGATGCCGACTTTAGTTTTGCGGTACAGGATTCCTCTGTCCTGAACGGACTTTCTACAGATATTTATACTATTTCATATTATACATCTCTTCCAAATGCGCAGGCCGGAAGCAACCCGCTTCCATCAACAGGCTACACAACAGGAGGCAATCAGACGATTTATGTCAGGATAGAAAACAAAACTGATACAGACTGTTATGACACAACCAGCTTTCAGATTTTCGTAAAAAACCTCCCTCCTGTAGACAGACTGGAAAATGTAATCGTGTGCGACCAGCACGAATTGACTCCTTTAACAAACGGAAATTATTTTTCCGGATCTAACGGAACAGGAACACCACTCCTTCCGGGCGATGTTATTACAGAAACGCAAACCGTTTATGTGTTTAACCAAACGGGAGGCTCACCCAACTGTACAAACCAAAGCAGTTTCAGAGTGACCATTATTGACCCGGAGTCATTAATTCCGCCTGACGGAAGGTATTGCACCAGCTATACTTTGCCAACCTTGCCTTTTGGAAATTATTACACCCAATCTGGCGGAAACGGTACACAGATTGCTGCCGGAACCGTAATCAGAAACACCCAAACTATTTTTGTGTATTATCAGTTTCCTGAAGAGCCTTTCTGTATTATTGATGGTAGTTTTGATGTTGAAATCATACCATTTGAGAATCTTCCTGAAATTTCTTCCGTATTCGACTGCGACTCTTATGTATTGCCTGCCCTGCCTTTTGGAAATTATTATACGCTGCCTGGAGGAACGGGAGCCATAGTGCCGGCGGGTACGACAATTACTGCTACACAAACGCTTTATGCTTACGTACAGAACGATATATGCGAGGACGAGAAAGAATTTACAGTGTTTATCAGAATCGACACTCCACCTAATGCTGAGAATTGTTCAAGCTATACGCTACCCTCACTGCCTATCGGAAATTATTACACAGGACCAGCCGGTTCAGGAACGCAGATTCCGGCAGGAACAATAATCACTACTTCGCAGACAATTTATATATATGTTGCCACAACCGAAAACCCAAACTGTACAGACAATGTCCATTTTGATGTTATCATATCCGACCCGTTTGATTCCATACCGGAAGATATTACAGTTTGCGGCAGCTATACACTGCCTCCTATTACGGTTGGAAATTATTATACCGGTTCTAACGGAACCGGAACGATGATGCTTGCCGGACAAACAATATACAGTACACAGCGGATTTATATTTACAAACCCGTACTTCCGGGACAAAACTGTACTAATGAAATCAGTTATCTGGTGACCATTAACCCTATTCCGCAAATCAGTTCGAGGTCTGACATTGGACCAACCTGCCAGCCTTATACCTTAACTCCTTTGGCTGTGGGTAATTATTATACCGAACCTAACGGACAAGGAAGAATTCTTAATGCGGGAGACGTTATTTCCCAAACGCAAACTATTTATATCTATGCTATCAGCACAACAGAACCTCCGTGTAGTGCCCAAAACAGCTTTACAATAACAATTGTAGGCATTGAAGCCGATTCACCTGACCCTGCTATTAGCTGTGACAGCTACGTGCTTCCACCGCTGACGGTTGGAAATTATTATACGCAAAGTGGCGGACAGGGAACGCTAAGGCATGCGGGCGAAGTTATCACCGCCAGCGAAACGCTTTATATTTATGCTGAAATAGACAACCGTGGCGAAATCTGTTCTGATGATAATATATTCCCAATCACCATTGTCACAACTCCAACGGTAAATCCTATCCCCGAAGATTTGAAAATAACTTGCGATAACGACGACGTTAATGATGGCTTTACCTCATTTGACCTCACTCCGTTTACGGACTTTGCACTGGGCAGCCAATTACCGGCAGATTATCTTGTGGAATATTTTGAATCTGAAAACGACGCCCTAAGAAGAACGAATCCGGTAACATCTTCTACCATGCAGACAATTTATGTAAGGGTTTCGAGCAGGATTTCAGACATCTGTTATGATATTATGCCTATCCGACTAACGGTACGCCGCTTACCGGAACCGCGTCCAAGAGAAGGAACTGTTTGTATTAACAGTGAAACCAACCAGTTAGTCAGTTCCCATACCATGCAAACAGGACTTAGCAGTTCAACCCATACATTTGAATGGTTTGATGAGAACGGGCCAATTGCAGGAGCAACAGGCAGTTCCTATACGGCAACAGCTCCGGGAACGTATTCCGTAATTGCGACCAATAACACGACAGGCTGTCCTTCAAAACTTACGAGCGTTGAAGTTGTACATTCCGAAAAAGCAACCGTCACCTATGTCGTAACCAATACATTTGGCGACAATCAAAGCATTATAGTCACAGCGACCGGCGTTGGAGGCAATTATGTCTACCAACTCGACAACGGACCCTTTCAATCCAGTAACGTTTTTGAAAATGTTTCTTCCGGTGAGCATACCATAACGGTAGACGATTTGAACGGATGTGAAAAAACAACAATTACTGCTTTTGTAATTAATTATCCAAGATATTTCACTCCAAACGGAGATGGTTATAATGACTATTGGAACATTTGGGATTTAGCGCACCAACCGGAAGCCGTTATCTACATTTTTGACCGTTATGGCAAATTACTGAAACAAATAAAACCATCGCAACCCGGTGGCTGGGACGGATTTTATAATAACGCTCCTATGCCTTCCACAGATTATTGGTTCAAAGTCATCTATACAGAAAACGGCGTTACAAAAGAATTCAGGGCCCATTTCGCTATGAAACGATAA